The following are encoded together in the Triticum dicoccoides isolate Atlit2015 ecotype Zavitan chromosome 6B, WEW_v2.0, whole genome shotgun sequence genome:
- the LOC119324245 gene encoding F-box protein PP2-B10-like: MEEACEIARLPEELVSAALARTSPRDACRAAAVSPAFRAAADSDAVWARFLPPGGLPPLADGELAAPAPPSSKKELFLRLSAGPALLQDRLVSVWLDRETGAKCYMLSARNLFIVWGDTPQYWTWIPLEDSRFSEGAQLMHVCWFEIRGKIHSNMLSQDTTYAAYMVFKTTDNFYGLDSPVQEASISAGATNSTRKVCLQGNDDDDGEGGVPENYQRMVPFPRLRLRRRNRRVVSHEENVALPQQRADGWMELELGEFLNEGGDDGEVSISLVETKGGNWKSGLIVQGIEIRRKKSG; encoded by the exons ATGGAGGAGGCCTGCGAGATCGCGCGCCTGCCGGAGGAGCTCGTCTCGGCGGCGCTGGCCCGCACGTCCCCGCGCGACGCCTGCCGGGCCGCCGCGGTGTCCCCGGCCTTCCGCGCCGCGGCCGACTCCGACGCCGTCTGGGCCCGCTTCCTGCCCCCCGGCGGCCTCCCGCCGCTCGCCGACGGGGAGCTGGCCGCCCCCGCCCCGCCCTCCTCCAAGAAGGAGCTCTTCCTCCGCCTCTCCGCCGGCCCCGCCCTCCTTCAGGACAGGCTAGTG AGCGTGTGGCTGGACAGGGAGACCGGCGCCAAGTGCTACATGCTGTCCGCCAGGAACCTCTTCATCGTGTGGGGCGACACTCCGCAGTACTGGACCTGGATCCCACTCGAGGACTCCAG GTTCTCCGAAGGTGCTCAACTCATGCATGTTTGCTGGTTCGAGATCCGCGGGAAGATACATAGCAATATGCTCTCCCAGGACACAACGTATGCCGCCTACATGGTCTTCAAGACGACCGATAATTTCTACGGGCTGGATTCTCCGGTCCAGGAGGCATCGATCAGCGCCGGAGCGACCAACTCAACCCGCAAGGTTTGCCTCCAAGGTaacgatgacgacgacggcgagggCGGGGTGCCCGAGAACTACCAGCGGATGGTTCCATTTCCGCGGCTAAGGCTCAGGAGGAGGAACCGCCGCGTAGTATCCCACGAAGAGAACGTCGCGCTCCCTCAGCAGAGGGCCGACGGGTGGATGGAGCTGGAGCTGGGCGAGTTCCTCAACGAGGGGGGCGACGACGGCGAGGTGTCCATCAGCCTGGTGGAGACGAAAGGCGGGAACTGGAAGAGCGGCCTCATCGTGCAGGGCATCGAGATCAGACGTAAGAAATCAGGCTGA